In Alphaproteobacteria bacterium, one DNA window encodes the following:
- a CDS encoding NUDIX hydrolase, whose translation MNDGIQKVVMGALFYFEDKVLLLRRVSDDFMGGLVELPSGTVDAHEGFLDALIRECKEETGLSVTSIESYIGCFDYISGSGKRTRQLNFAVLSDSSDVTLAPQEHDAYFMVSPFSNEFKELNISPQTRKIIHDFFQSKPGKTNPSHDLATAATPTD comes from the coding sequence ATGAATGATGGCATTCAAAAGGTTGTCATGGGGGCTTTATTCTATTTTGAAGATAAGGTGTTACTTTTGCGTCGGGTATCGGATGATTTTATGGGTGGACTGGTTGAGCTGCCCAGCGGCACCGTTGACGCCCATGAAGGGTTTCTTGATGCCCTAATCAGGGAGTGCAAAGAAGAAACGGGATTGAGTGTTACAAGCATAGAAAGCTACATAGGCTGCTTCGATTATATTTCTGGCTCGGGAAAAAGAACGCGCCAACTGAACTTTGCCGTCTTGTCGGATTCGAGCGATGTGACTTTGGCCCCGCAAGAGCATGACGCCTATTTCATGGTGTCGCCTTTTTCAAATGAATTCAAAGAATTGAATATATCCCCTCAAACAAGAAAAATTATTCATGACTTTTTCCAAAGCAAGCCCGGTAAGACAAATCCTTCCCATGATCTGGCCACAGCAGCCACCCCCACTGATTGA
- the fabI gene encoding enoyl-ACP reductase FabI codes for MAGKRGLIMGVANDRSIAWGIAQAVAAQGAQLAFTYQGEPLAKRVIPLAQSVDAKLIQPCDVTDEASLDALFGEIKNVWGGLDFLVHAIAFSDKNELDGEYLNTSRANFLRTMDISCYSFTALARHAAPLMSEGGSLLTLTYLGAERVMPHYNVMGVAKAALEASVRYLAADMGPKGIRVNAISAGPIRTLAASGIGDFRYIMRWNELNAPLRRNVSLQDVGGGALYLLSDLGGGVTGEVLHIDAGYHSVGMMAVDAAPGVMELAQSLIGQKA; via the coding sequence ATGGCGGGCAAGCGCGGCTTGATTATGGGCGTGGCCAATGATCGCTCGATCGCTTGGGGCATTGCTCAGGCGGTGGCGGCGCAAGGCGCGCAATTGGCCTTTACCTATCAGGGCGAGCCTTTGGCCAAGCGCGTCATCCCCCTGGCGCAATCGGTGGATGCCAAGCTGATCCAACCTTGCGACGTCACGGACGAAGCCAGCCTGGACGCCTTGTTCGGTGAGATTAAGAATGTGTGGGGCGGGTTGGACTTTCTGGTGCATGCCATCGCCTTTTCCGACAAGAACGAATTGGACGGCGAATATCTGAACACCAGCCGCGCCAATTTCCTGCGAACGATGGACATTTCTTGCTATTCCTTCACCGCTCTGGCGCGCCATGCCGCGCCGCTGATGAGCGAGGGCGGCAGTCTGTTGACGCTGACCTATCTGGGTGCCGAGCGCGTTATGCCCCATTACAACGTGATGGGCGTGGCCAAGGCGGCGCTGGAGGCCAGCGTGCGCTATCTGGCGGCGGATATGGGGCCAAAGGGCATTCGCGTCAACGCCATCTCGGCCGGTCCCATCCGTACTTTGGCCGCCAGCGGCATCGGCGATTTCCGCTATATCATGCGCTGGAACGAGCTGAACGCCCCCTTACGCCGCAATGTCAGCCTGCAAGATGTCGGCGGCGGCGCATTGTATCTGCTGAGCGATCTGGGCGGCGGCGTGACGGGCGAAGTGCTGCATATCGATGCCGGGTATCACAGCGTCGGCATGATGGCCGTCGATGCCGCACCCGGGGTGATGGAGCTGGCCCAGTCCCTGATCGGCCAAAAAGCCTAG
- a CDS encoding malonic semialdehyde reductase: MNAPLNSAALDTLFRQARTHSVWTDKAVTEDTLRQVYDLACLGATSANCQPGRFVFIRTPEAKERLKPCLAPGNLDKTMTAPVTVLIGHDMAFYENLPRLFPHTDARAWFVGQDTLISDTAFRNGGLQGAYLMLAARALGLDCGPMSGFDADKAEVAFFPQGGIKANFLCNLGYGKGGDTLHPRLPRLTFEEACQVA; this comes from the coding sequence ATGAACGCTCCTTTGAACTCCGCCGCTCTCGACACTTTATTCCGGCAAGCGCGAACGCATTCGGTATGGACGGACAAGGCGGTGACGGAAGACACCTTGCGCCAGGTCTATGATTTGGCATGCCTGGGCGCGACCAGCGCCAATTGTCAGCCGGGACGCTTTGTCTTTATTCGCACGCCCGAGGCTAAAGAGCGCCTCAAGCCATGCTTGGCACCGGGCAATCTGGACAAGACCATGACGGCACCCGTCACGGTTCTGATCGGCCACGATATGGCGTTTTACGAGAATCTGCCGCGCCTGTTCCCGCATACAGACGCCCGCGCATGGTTTGTCGGGCAAGACACGCTGATCTCCGACACCGCCTTTCGCAACGGCGGCCTGCAGGGCGCTTATTTGATGCTGGCCGCGCGCGCCTTGGGGCTGGATTGCGGTCCCATGTCGGGCTTTGACGCGGACAAAGCCGAGGTCGCCTTTTTCCCGCAAGGCGGGATCAAGGCCAATTTCCTGTGCAATCTGGGCTATGGGAAGGGCGGCGATACCCTGCATCCGCGCCTGCCGCGCCTGACCTTCGAGGAAGCCTGCCAGGTCGCTTAG
- a CDS encoding NifU family protein codes for MFIQTEETPNPATIKFLPGRMVAGDRAGIDLRDAQTAAEVSPLAARLFAVEGVEGVFLGADFISVSKSPDMAWPAMKAVVLAAIMDHFVEDAPVLFADASAPMAQAADGSDDPIIQRIQEILDQRVRPVVAQDGGDVQFQSFQDGVVYLHMRGACAGCPSSQATLKGGIENLLRHFIPEIQEVRSAS; via the coding sequence ATGTTCATCCAAACCGAAGAGACTCCCAATCCGGCGACCATAAAGTTCCTTCCTGGCCGCATGGTCGCGGGGGATCGGGCGGGGATTGATCTGCGCGATGCGCAGACGGCGGCGGAAGTCTCGCCCTTGGCCGCGCGCCTGTTCGCGGTCGAGGGGGTCGAGGGCGTGTTCTTGGGCGCGGATTTCATCTCGGTCAGCAAGTCACCCGACATGGCCTGGCCTGCCATGAAAGCGGTGGTTCTGGCGGCGATCATGGATCACTTCGTGGAAGACGCCCCTGTACTGTTTGCCGACGCGTCCGCGCCGATGGCCCAAGCGGCAGATGGCTCGGACGATCCCATCATTCAAAGAATCCAAGAGATTCTAGATCAGCGCGTGCGTCCCGTCGTCGCGCAAGACGGCGGCGACGTTCAGTTTCAATCCTTTCAAGACGGCGTGGTGTATCTGCATATGCGCGGAGCCTGTGCCGGTTGCCCCAGCTCTCAAGCCACCCTCAAGGGAGGCATCGAGAATCTGTTGCGCCACTTCATCCCCGAAATCCAAGAAGTGAGGTCCGCATCATGA
- a CDS encoding glycosyltransferase family 1 protein, with protein sequence MRILIVTDAWHPQVNGVVRSLERLQDELAALGHEVEVFGPRQRRLLSFPMPGYPEITLDFGAHNDLAEILGRFRPAIIHVATEGPLGWTARRLARRWGLRFTTCWHTRFPDYLASRVPGFLAGIATKVSWAVLRYFHRPSSAVLVPTASLEKELAFHGFTHLRRWGRGVDTALFSPIHGRDSLDLPRPIFLCVGRVAVEKNLPAFLELDLPGSKVVVGDGPDIERLKARFPQAHFLGQKEGVELARCYAAADVFVFPSRTDTFGLVLLESLASGVPVAAFRVPGPEDVLAGSHGIACLHQDLRRAALAALDLAGQPETAARCREFAQQHSWKASAQVFWDHHALILQKPRKP encoded by the coding sequence ATGAGAATTCTTATCGTCACCGATGCGTGGCATCCGCAAGTCAACGGCGTGGTCCGTAGTCTTGAGCGATTGCAGGATGAATTGGCCGCCTTAGGGCATGAGGTCGAGGTGTTTGGCCCGCGCCAGAGGCGTCTGTTGAGCTTTCCGATGCCAGGATACCCCGAAATTACCTTGGATTTTGGCGCACATAACGATCTGGCCGAGATTCTTGGCCGGTTTCGTCCCGCCATCATTCATGTAGCGACCGAAGGGCCCTTAGGCTGGACGGCGCGGCGGTTGGCGCGGCGATGGGGATTGCGCTTTACGACATGCTGGCATACGCGCTTCCCCGATTATCTGGCCTCGCGCGTGCCAGGATTCCTTGCGGGAATAGCCACGAAGGTCTCTTGGGCCGTGTTGCGGTACTTTCACCGGCCCAGCTCGGCGGTTCTGGTGCCCACGGCCAGTTTGGAAAAGGAGCTGGCCTTCCATGGATTTACCCATTTGCGACGCTGGGGGCGCGGGGTGGATACGGCCCTGTTCTCGCCCATTCATGGCCGCGATAGCTTGGACCTGCCGCGCCCGATTTTCTTATGTGTCGGCCGCGTGGCGGTGGAAAAGAACTTGCCCGCCTTTCTTGAACTGGATCTGCCCGGCAGCAAGGTCGTGGTGGGCGACGGGCCGGATATAGAACGTCTGAAGGCGCGCTTTCCACAGGCACATTTTCTGGGACAGAAAGAGGGCGTCGAGCTGGCGCGATGCTATGCGGCGGCCGATGTCTTCGTCTTTCCTTCGCGCACGGACACCTTCGGTTTGGTTTTGCTGGAATCCTTGGCCAGCGGCGTTCCGGTGGCGGCGTTTCGCGTTCCCGGTCCCGAAGACGTGTTGGCCGGATCGCATGGGATCGCCTGTTTGCATCAGGACTTGCGCCGCGCCGCACTGGCGGCTTTGGATCTGGCGGGCCAGCCGGAAACGGCGGCGCGCTGCCGGGAATTCGCCCAGCAACATTCTTGGAAAGCCAGCGCCCAGGTGTTTTGGGACCATCACGCCTTGATTCTACAAAAGCCCCGTAAGCCATGA
- a CDS encoding 3-deoxy-D-manno-octulosonic acid transferase, which translates to MTLSAFLYRHALIAATPLMRVGLAWRMSKGKEDGTRLAERRGIASRARPAQRPFIWCHGASVGESMALLKLIQALTERGAFVLLTTGTVTSARLVAARLPPNAMHQYRPSDNPLWVRRFLDYWRPDLVIGSESDFWPNMMAAIHARSIPMVMVNARISPRSCHRWQRFARNWARELLAPIKMTLAQSQEDARRLQSLGASPVLCVGNLKFAADPPSADPAVLGELSGLIGTRPVWLMASTHPGEDQLALQAHQALVQEFPDLLTVIAPRHAARGGDIAVQATRQGLSWARRSQQGMPQSGCSVYIADSMGEMGIWYRLAPVACIGGSFVPMGGHNPLEAARLGCAILHGPDMSNAVEATAALHQAGSAMRVEDERGLAQALRGLLTQPARARQMGQAAHDAALAQAGVGDRVMQALAPILSQIGLPPARGAFEP; encoded by the coding sequence ATGACGCTTTCGGCCTTTTTGTATCGCCATGCATTGATCGCGGCAACGCCGTTGATGCGCGTGGGATTGGCCTGGAGAATGTCCAAGGGCAAAGAAGACGGCACGCGCCTGGCCGAGCGACGCGGGATTGCCAGTCGCGCGCGTCCCGCGCAGCGTCCATTCATTTGGTGCCATGGTGCCAGCGTGGGCGAGTCGATGGCGCTGTTAAAGCTGATCCAGGCATTGACCGAGCGCGGTGCTTTCGTGCTGCTGACGACGGGCACGGTGACTTCGGCGCGTTTGGTGGCGGCGCGTCTGCCGCCCAATGCCATGCATCAATATCGGCCCAGCGATAACCCGCTTTGGGTGCGCCGTTTCCTCGATTATTGGCGTCCGGATTTGGTGATCGGCTCCGAGTCGGATTTCTGGCCCAATATGATGGCGGCGATTCATGCGCGCAGCATCCCGATGGTGATGGTCAATGCGCGTATCTCGCCGCGTTCTTGCCATCGGTGGCAACGCTTTGCCCGCAATTGGGCGCGCGAATTGTTGGCCCCCATCAAGATGACCTTGGCGCAAAGCCAAGAGGATGCCCGCCGTCTGCAAAGCCTGGGCGCGTCGCCGGTTCTGTGCGTGGGGAATCTGAAATTCGCCGCCGATCCGCCCTCGGCCGATCCGGCGGTGCTGGGCGAATTATCCGGCTTGATCGGTACGCGGCCCGTCTGGCTGATGGCTTCGACCCATCCGGGCGAGGACCAACTGGCCCTGCAGGCGCATCAGGCCTTGGTTCAGGAATTTCCCGATCTGTTGACGGTGATCGCGCCGCGCCATGCCGCGCGCGGCGGCGATATCGCGGTCCAGGCGACGCGCCAGGGTCTGTCTTGGGCGCGGCGCAGTCAGCAAGGCATGCCGCAATCGGGATGCTCCGTCTATATCGCCGACAGCATGGGCGAAATGGGCATTTGGTACCGCTTGGCCCCGGTCGCGTGCATCGGCGGGTCTTTCGTTCCCATGGGCGGACATAATCCGCTGGAGGCCGCAAGGCTGGGCTGCGCCATTTTGCACGGCCCGGATATGAGCAACGCCGTCGAGGCCACGGCGGCCTTGCATCAAGCAGGATCGGCGATGCGCGTGGAAGATGAACGCGGCTTGGCCCAGGCCTTGCGCGGCCTGTTGACCCAGCCTGCCCGCGCCCGTCAAATGGGTCAGGCGGCGCATGACGCAGCCTTGGCCCAGGCTGGCGTAGGGGATCGCGTGATGCAGGCTTTGGCCCCGATCTTGTCGCAGATCGGCCTGCCCCCCGCTCGGGGAGCGTTCGAACCGTGA
- the lpxK gene encoding tetraacyldisaccharide 4'-kinase: protein MSLSLHAPRFWFGPPSWQSALLTPASWIWRAVSAWRARSAQPCRLGAKMVVVGNAVAGGAGKTPIAMAVAAALRARGVKAHMVSGGYGGTSRGPLLVDPAYHGFDRVGDEALLLAKVAPSWIARKRGQAARAAWGCGAQAVVLDDGLQHPGLRPDLALMVVDARQGLGNDRVIPAGPLREPFDQALARCHGVVLLGGDATPALMRRLSARPVLRAHLVPSHDAPDLHGLRVVAFAGIGRPQKFFDTCRQMGAEVVKECPYPDHHPYTAHDTFDLANLAADLDAQLVTTEKDGIRLTPDLLDQALVLPMTVRWEEPEALDRLLDSLSLTR, encoded by the coding sequence GTGAGCCTGTCTTTGCATGCGCCGCGTTTTTGGTTCGGCCCGCCTTCTTGGCAATCCGCGCTGCTGACTCCGGCCAGTTGGATATGGCGCGCGGTCAGCGCATGGCGCGCACGAAGCGCACAGCCATGCCGGTTGGGCGCAAAAATGGTGGTCGTGGGCAATGCGGTGGCGGGCGGCGCGGGGAAAACCCCCATCGCCATGGCCGTGGCGGCGGCACTACGCGCGCGTGGGGTGAAGGCGCATATGGTCAGTGGCGGCTATGGCGGCACCTCGCGCGGGCCGCTGTTGGTCGATCCCGCCTATCACGGTTTTGATCGGGTAGGTGACGAAGCCCTCTTATTGGCCAAGGTCGCGCCCAGTTGGATCGCGCGCAAACGCGGCCAAGCGGCGCGCGCGGCCTGGGGCTGCGGGGCGCAAGCGGTGGTGTTGGACGATGGCTTGCAGCATCCCGGCTTGCGGCCCGATCTGGCCTTGATGGTCGTGGATGCGCGCCAGGGCTTGGGCAATGATCGCGTGATTCCGGCAGGTCCCTTGCGTGAGCCTTTCGACCAGGCATTGGCCCGTTGCCACGGCGTGGTTTTGCTGGGCGGCGACGCCACGCCCGCCTTGATGCGCCGCTTATCGGCGCGTCCCGTCCTTCGCGCGCATCTGGTCCCGTCCCATGACGCGCCCGATCTGCACGGATTGCGCGTGGTGGCCTTTGCCGGCATCGGGCGGCCCCAGAAATTCTTTGATACATGTCGTCAGATGGGCGCGGAGGTGGTCAAGGAATGTCCCTATCCCGACCATCACCCCTACACCGCGCATGATACTTTTGATCTGGCCAATCTGGCGGCGGATTTGGACGCGCAGCTTGTCACCACCGAGAAAGACGGCATACGCCTGACGCCAGATTTGCTCGACCAAGCCCTTGTCTTACCGATGACCGTCCGTTGGGAAGAACCGGAGGCCCTGGATCGTCTGTTGGATAGCCTGAGCCTTACTCGGTAA
- a CDS encoding exodeoxyribonuclease VII large subunit — protein MTDAPENDTGTSSAELKVAELARAIKANLETAFGRVRVRGEISRPKLHSSGHLYLSLKDSEAVVEAVCWRGQVAKLGLKPEEGLEVIATGRLTTYAPRSQYQLVLERMEPAGLGALLKMLQERKARLAAEGLFDPDRKRPLPFLPRVIGVITSPTGAVLHDILHRLDERCPCHVLLWPVRVQGEGAAQEIAAAIQGFNALPSGGRIPRPDLLIVARGGGSVEDLMAFNEENVVRAAAASFIPLISAVGHETDVTLIDFASDHRAPTPTAAAERAVPVRAELLAMLHGANAQMQRVWRRRIEESQRRVDDWAERLATALRRFTPARAEHLAALGQRLTTGLTGAWRQARTRLDRWRPSPSLLNRNLALERQRLHDQHARLTRATRHRLHISRQSYDSCARLLGSLSYQGVLERGFVLARDSSGKVVTRAAETCAGDALSLTFHDGTRRARITE, from the coding sequence ATGACCGATGCGCCCGAAAACGACACCGGCACGTCCTCCGCCGAATTGAAGGTGGCCGAGCTGGCCCGCGCCATCAAGGCCAATCTAGAGACAGCCTTTGGCCGCGTGCGTGTGCGGGGCGAGATATCGCGGCCAAAGCTGCACTCATCGGGCCATTTATATCTAAGCCTGAAAGATAGCGAGGCGGTGGTCGAGGCCGTGTGCTGGCGCGGCCAGGTGGCCAAATTGGGCCTCAAGCCCGAAGAGGGGCTTGAGGTCATCGCCACCGGACGCCTGACCACCTATGCGCCGCGCTCGCAATATCAATTGGTTCTCGAACGCATGGAACCGGCGGGGCTGGGTGCCTTGCTGAAGATGCTGCAAGAGCGCAAGGCCCGTCTGGCCGCCGAGGGCCTGTTCGACCCGGATCGTAAAAGGCCTTTGCCGTTCTTGCCGCGCGTGATCGGCGTGATCACCTCGCCCACCGGCGCGGTCTTGCACGATATCTTGCATCGCCTGGACGAACGCTGCCCTTGCCATGTCCTGTTATGGCCGGTGCGCGTGCAAGGCGAGGGCGCGGCGCAAGAGATCGCGGCGGCGATCCAGGGTTTCAACGCCCTGCCTTCCGGTGGCCGCATTCCACGCCCGGACCTTCTGATCGTGGCGCGCGGCGGCGGCTCGGTCGAGGACCTGATGGCCTTTAACGAGGAAAACGTGGTGCGCGCCGCCGCTGCCAGCTTCATCCCCCTGATTTCCGCCGTAGGTCACGAAACCGATGTGACGCTGATCGACTTCGCCAGCGACCACCGCGCCCCCACCCCCACCGCCGCCGCCGAACGCGCCGTGCCGGTACGCGCCGAATTGCTGGCCATGCTGCATGGCGCGAATGCGCAGATGCAGCGCGTTTGGCGACGACGTATCGAAGAATCGCAGCGCCGCGTCGATGATTGGGCCGAGCGTCTGGCCACCGCCTTGCGCCGCTTCACCCCCGCCCGCGCCGAGCATCTGGCCGCGCTGGGACAACGCCTTACGACGGGCTTGACCGGCGCGTGGCGTCAGGCGCGCACGCGCTTGGATCGCTGGCGTCCCTCGCCCAGTTTATTAAACCGTAACCTCGCATTGGAACGGCAAAGGCTGCACGACCAGCACGCGCGCCTAACCCGCGCCACGCGCCACCGCCTGCATATTTCGCGGCAAAGCTACGATTCTTGTGCGCGTCTATTGGGATCCTTGTCCTATCAAGGCGTCTTGGAACGTGGCTTCGTCCTGGCCCGCGACTCCAGCGGCAAGGTCGTGACCCGCGCCGCCGAAACCTGTGCAGGAGATGCCCTAAGCCTGACTTTCCATGATGGCACACGCCGCGCACGGATTACCGAGTAA
- a CDS encoding acetyl-CoA C-acetyltransferase, whose product MTDVVIVSAARTAIGTFNGTLAPLAAHELGDVVMREALTRAKLSPADVDDVIFGQVLTAGCGQNPARQAAIRAGIPAEKTAMTINHVCGSGLRTVMLAAQAIKAGDARVVMAGGQESMSQSPHVIHLRNGVRMGSGELRDTMIYDGLTDIFNNYHMGVTAENVAKQWGITREAQDELALASQNKAEAAQKEGRFKAEIVPVTIKTRKGDVVFDADEFIRLGATLDMLQKLKPAFSKDGTVTAGNASGINDGAAALVVMAADEAQRRGLTPLARLASAAIAGVDPAIMGSGPIPASRKALEKAGWKATDLDLIEANEAFAAQACAVNKDMGWDMAKVNVNGGAIALGHPIGASGARVLVTLLHEMTRRDVKKGLATLCIGGGMGIALCVERG is encoded by the coding sequence ATGACCGATGTTGTCATCGTCTCGGCCGCCCGCACGGCCATCGGCACCTTCAACGGCACGCTGGCTCCCTTGGCCGCGCATGAACTGGGCGATGTGGTGATGCGCGAGGCGCTGACCCGCGCCAAGCTGTCCCCCGCCGATGTGGACGATGTGATCTTCGGTCAAGTGCTGACCGCCGGATGCGGCCAAAACCCCGCGCGCCAAGCCGCCATTCGCGCCGGGATTCCCGCCGAAAAGACGGCCATGACGATCAACCATGTCTGCGGTTCGGGCTTGCGCACGGTGATGCTGGCGGCCCAGGCGATCAAGGCGGGCGATGCCCGCGTCGTGATGGCGGGCGGACAGGAAAGCATGAGCCAATCGCCGCATGTCATCCATCTACGCAACGGCGTACGCATGGGATCGGGCGAATTGCGCGACACGATGATCTATGACGGCCTGACCGACATCTTCAACAACTACCATATGGGCGTCACGGCCGAGAACGTCGCCAAGCAATGGGGCATCACGCGCGAGGCGCAAGACGAATTGGCCCTGGCCTCGCAAAACAAGGCCGAAGCCGCGCAAAAGGAAGGCCGCTTTAAGGCCGAGATCGTGCCGGTGACCATCAAGACCCGCAAGGGCGACGTGGTTTTCGATGCGGACGAATTCATTCGCCTGGGCGCGACGCTCGACATGCTGCAAAAACTGAAGCCAGCCTTTAGCAAGGACGGCACGGTGACGGCGGGCAACGCATCGGGCATCAATGACGGCGCGGCGGCCTTGGTGGTGATGGCGGCGGACGAGGCGCAACGTCGGGGCTTGACGCCTCTGGCGCGTCTGGCCTCGGCGGCCATTGCCGGGGTAGACCCGGCCATCATGGGCAGCGGCCCCATTCCCGCCAGTCGCAAGGCTTTGGAAAAAGCGGGCTGGAAGGCCACCGATCTGGACTTAATCGAGGCCAACGAGGCCTTCGCGGCCCAGGCCTGCGCCGTCAATAAGGATATGGGTTGGGACATGGCGAAGGTGAACGTGAATGGCGGCGCCATCGCCTTGGGCCATCCCATCGGCGCATCGGGCGCACGCGTCTTGGTGACCTTGCTGCATGAAATGACCCGCCGCGACGTCAAAAAAGGGCTAGCCACCTTGTGCATCGGCGGCGGCATGGGCATCGCCCTATGCGTCGAACGCGGGTAA